Within the Rosa rugosa chromosome 2, drRosRugo1.1, whole genome shotgun sequence genome, the region GGAGAATCGTCCTTGGAGTTGGCTGAATTAGAAAAGTGGTTTGAAGAAGAATTTTATGCTGAAAATGTTGCCTCGCTAGTTGAAGAGAATTCAGGACTGCAACAATTGGAATCTGAACCTCAACTAGGAGAAGAAAATTTGGAGCAGCAACTTGATGCACCATCAATTGCAGCTGATGACCTGCAGTCTCACCCAGACAAAAATCGGGTGCAGCAAATGGGAGCTGAAGCCAATGTGTATGGAGGTGGAGGGAACTTGAGTGACGCTATGCTTGGTGAAAACTGGCCTATGTCTTTTTTGGAAGATCTAATGATTGATGAGCAGCCAAATACCATGGAAGTGGGAGAGTCGAACGCTGCTTATTCAGATTTTGAGTTCTTTGCATTTTAGTTAACAGTTTTTCTCTTTTACATCGATTCCTAAGAGAATCGATTCATGTAAATTTCATGGGGTTAAGGCATTAAGTCCCCCCCCCGTTGTATCATGACCATTGTCCCATTGTCCCTCATATGCAATAGAAAATAGAATACATTGTGGTAGTAtcaatttcattttattgtCATTGCTCATTAAGAAAGCCGAATCGTATTTCGCAAATTTACTTTTTctcataatcatacaaattataTATGTTTTAAATATTTGTCAACTGAATATGGAAAAGCAAAGACATAATAATGAAAGATTCTTGAGTAGCAAAGACAAGATTCCAGCCAATTCTCCAGACTCCAAAAAGTTCCAAATTTGGATGCAGCTGAGTAACTTTAACTTGAGTAGCATGTAACTGATATCTGCTTGAATTATCGCATTAAGCCATTAAGTATACTACTACAGTCATTTACTCCTCATATCTCACTGAGTTAGAAAGAGAATATAACTGATAAGACCTGATAGACAATTCACATAAAAAGCCAATACTGCTAGATATTAGAGGCATGTAATGCAACATGGAAGTAGtctaaatattaataaataaagacTTCTGCATGAAGTTAGATTTATAAGTTATAGCCCTTACTTTGTCATAATTTCAGTTTCCCATATTTCATCAGCTTatattaggatgatggctattgaaattgaaaataagAAATGAAGCTTTGTGGCCATAATAATATTTAAAGTAGCAATTAATTAGCCATCATAAACTGGCACATAATGTGATCAATTTAACCTGCTTGGgagttcaccaaaaaaaaaaaaaaaaattaacctgcTTGGGAAAGGATGAAATTACCATCATGCCACATCCTGAATATGCAGCACTTGGCTATGAAACTAAATGAGCATTTAAAAAAAACACTTTGTTGCAATGTCAAAATTTAGCAATCACGTCACAAAAAGCAAGCGAAGGATGAAGttaatcaaacaaagaaaagaaagaaggaaaagcaCTATTTTAGTCAGTACAAACTATTATATAGTTGACATCAGTAGTTAAAAAAATTTCACTATTACTTCTGTGGGAATGCAAATTAAACTTCTGCTTCATGCTTCGCATCAAGAAGGTTTAATTGGATAACTCTATTGTATAAATCAACgcaaaatttgaaaattttccaTTTCATGATCTACTGTACAGTTCTGTACTTCCACTgcaacagaaaataaaaacatatttAATTGAACTATAGTAGCATCAAGAGTTATAGgaaaattttgagaaatttCCATGAATGTTTTTTCCCCATTTGGCTTTTCGCCAGTTTCTTTTTATTGATTCATTCAGGATTTTTCGCTTCAGGGTTTCCCCCCACCCTCCACCGTCTCTTATTGTTCTTTTCGTTTTTGCTTTCTTAGATAAAATTTCCCTCGTAACGTTGTTAATTATAAAGGCAAGAAAGAAAATCACTAATACAGGAAATCTTGTAATATAATACTAACAGCTAGTTGACAGAAAAACACCGAGCATGCAAAGAACAAACTACTTGCAAGGCAAACAAGGTACTAAAGCAATCAGCATAAATAATATCAAACTCTGTGGCTGTGCTAAAATGGAATGGTAATAAAGTCACATAAATTAACCGCATCTGCATTTGAACCAGAACTCTAGAAGAGAACATAAAACAGAGATAGCAAGTGCTATGCATATGACCATACCTATTCTTGCCCTCAGTAACAAGCTGCATGTTTTTTGTTCTGCAAGACGTACAATGCTCTCTTAATAAGAGTCAACAGAGCATACCTGACCTCCAAACAACTCCCAAGAATTTTGAACTGTTTGTTCACAAGGTCAAGTAAAATGAATTCCTGGAAATTTCCTAAAGATTTCCAAGGCATGTGACGTGGAGATACTTCAACAACAATAAAACCATGGAGATGCATTCTAAAtattacaaaacaaaacatatatTTCCTGTTTCCAATATTGCATTAGAGAGTTACAAGTTACAATAATTAGTTTGTCCTGCTTCCAGTTCCCACATTGGTAGTTTTTGAGGTATCCCTTTATCAGTTCATATACCAGGTTATGTTATGATGCCTATTCAtctaaaaaaaagaagcaatcaAACTGCTAAGAACATGATAATTTATGTCAGAAGTACACCTGAGTAGCAGCACAGAATGTAATCTGTATATGGCATCATCCCCCATTTTACATCATAACATCATATAATGATCTACTTTGTTTATGTTTCAACTATCTACCAGTCATTTGTCTCATAACTTTAACAAAGCATGTTAGTATGTTAAACATTTATAACAGAAGAAAAggttaaacaaataaaataaaaaaacccaaTATGTCAGTCAATGTAAAGTATTATTAGTTGATATCAGTAGTCATGAAAAATGTTCCTATTACCATCTCCGGGTTGTGCATGCAACTTCCTCTTCATTCTTCGCATAAAGAAATCTAAAGTGAAAAGGAACTATTGTATAAATAAATCTAAATTGGAAAGTAGCTTAACTAGCATCAATTGTATGAAGTAGTGAACAGGTCTATGCTTCTATTACAACAGCTAATTAAAACATGTTATATCAATTACACAATCGCACTAGCATACTAGCAGAAAGAGTTGCACAGTCCCCTGTTTAAGGTCACACCAGCGTATACAAGGAGCAATATATCTTTGTTTATTACTATTTTGTTTCTAAAGCCTTGTTTTCCAAACATCAATCATCAGTGAATGaaacttattattttgttttagaCTTCTTGTTTTCCAAATTAACTTTACACCAAAGCTGAGTAAAATTTGGTAAGGAACTTGTCTTATGAGACATCACAAGCAGGAAAGGCAATAATTTAAgacaagaaaatgagaaaaaagagaaagagagaaacatTACCAACATTAACTTGACAACAAAACAACCAGAAGCTAAGTACAGAACCAACTACTAAACTGCACAGCAAAGAAAAGGTATCACGATTGGTTATTCATCCTGAATATGTAACTGGCAAAGGTATTAAAGCGGCATAGAGAAAATCAAACTTTATTGCTGTCATAAAATTCAATTTTCATAGGTCATACAGAATTAGCGGCATATACATTtgaaaaagaaactaaaaacaATAGGAAACCAAAGGTATAAACAATCGCCAAACTGCTTTTTTCCCTAAGAAACACCATATTTCATGCCAAGTACTACAAGGCTCTCTTCATAAGAGTCAACAGAGCAATACTGACCTCCATAAACCCCAAGAGTTTTAACTTTTCTGCTCATAATGTCAAGTGAAACTAGTTCATAGGTATCTTCAAGTACCAACACTTCACCTATCTTCCTGAAACACATTGCCTTGGGTAAATTTCGTTGTGGAACTTCTGCACTGAGAATCATCAATTTGGTCCACGAATTCTCCATGCAGTACTCTTTCAGTACCCATATATCAAGAAAATAATCGGTATGACTCTTGCGCCAATCAGTGAAGACAGCAATGGATTTCCCATCTCCAGAAACAGATATTCGCAATGCCAACGACGGATCCCATTTCAGACTCTTGGGAAACATTATCTCTCGAAACAACTCACTGCCCACATCAAAAACCAGAACAAAATAGTTGAAAGCCTCATTTTTCTGGCGGATTGCAGACCAGTGAAGTGCCCCATTTACAAAAGCCTGGGCTGGGGAGGAAAACATTTGACACGGAGGAAGATCAGAACGAAGCCTGCTCCACGAGCCTGTGGCCAGTGAATAAACCTGAAATAGAGTTGGCCACTCATGGAAATTCTGATATTGATCCGAAAGTGTGACAAGTCTCACAACCTTATAGTCATTGCTTGTGGCATCATAACCAAAGCCAACAGAGGCTTCACACCCACCGCGCAGCACAGCAGATTCAGGAAGTTTTACAAACTTTCTTACACAAGGATTCCATATGATCAAGTTGCAACCATGACACCCTAATCCATCCACAAGGCATACTAGTCCATTACAAGTACCGACCACACGGAAACACGAACTGAGCATAATTTCCTCAAGATCACTAGGCAATTCAATCTTGCAGTACTCATCAAATCCATGGTTATCATAAtacaaagagtaaaggtcttCCTTTTCACCTCTAACGAAATCTCTGTTGAATAAGCTACAAAATCTTTTACTACAAACACTGTGGACTAGTAGGAGGTGAGTGCCATTCTGGTTATTACAACTGACTGTGTGGCTAAGATGTGCATCAATAAAGCTAGGGTTTTGGATCAAAGATTTCCAAGACTTGCAGACGGAGGTGCATTTGATCAAAGACTTAATAGGTAATCTAATTAGGATATTGGAGATGATTTCTTGAGGGAAATAATCCAATCCTGCCTCAGATTTCAATTCAATTGCAGCAATTTTATGGTCATTCATGGCGGAACGAACTATAGAGACGGAGGCGGGGATTGAGAGAGGGATGTACCTTGGCAAGATTCCGGCGAGAGTGCTCGGCAGATGGAAGGCGGAGACGGAGTGAGAAGGAGGCGTCGGAGTCGGCGAAAACCCTAGAGAGAAGAAGGggaattgaaattgggattttGGTGTGAAACTCTGAACTCAAGGTTAGCGTGAAGTGACGGATTGATGAGAAATGGTTCGTTCAAAAGGCCAAAGGGAAAAGCTTCCCCCCAATTTGTGCGGTGAAATACGTTTTACCGCCATAGGTAAGTTTTGACTTTTAGTTTACCCCCTTGTAATTTTAGCACCATTTCTTTTCACTATCGCCAATTTTCACATTAAAAGGATCAAAACTTTATTAAGAAAAAttaataattgtttttttttttttttcatttacaaTATCACAAGCTTATGAGCTTTTTGTTCTCGAATTCTATAAAAATTACAATTAGAAAATATCATGTACACGACAAGTGGAGTTATTATTATGAGTAAGAGATGCAATTGTAAGTCCAACATGACAAAACTTCTATGGCACTTGGGGAAACTTTC harbors:
- the LOC133733542 gene encoding F-box protein CPR1-like isoform X2; this encodes MNDHKIAAIELKSEAGLDYFPQEIISNILIRLPIKSLIKCTSVCKSWKSLIQNPSFIDAHLSHTVSCNNQNGTHLLLVHSVCSKRFCSLFNRDFVRGEKEDLYSLYYDNHGFDEYCKIELPSDLEEIMLSSCFRVVGTCNGLVCLVDGLGCHGCNLIIWNPCVRKFVKLPESAVLRGGCEASVGFGYDATSNDYKVVRLVTLSDQYQNFHEWPTLFQVYSLATGSWSRLRSDLPPCQMFSSPAQAFVNGALHWSAIRQKNEAFNYFVLVFDVGSELFREIMFPKSLKWDPSLALRISVSGDGKSIAVFTDWRKSHTDYFLDIWVLKEYCMENSWTKLMILSAEVPQRNLPKAMCFRKIGEVLVLEDTYELVSLDIMSRKVKTLGVYGV
- the LOC133733542 gene encoding F-box protein CPR1-like isoform X1, whose protein sequence is MNDHKIAAIELKSEAGLDYFPQEIISNILIRLPIKSLIKCTSVCKSWKSLIQNPSFIDAHLSHTVSCNNQNGTHLLLVHSVCSKRFCSLFNRDFVRGEKEDLYSLYYDNHGFDEYCKIELPSDLEEIMLSSCFRVVGTCNGLVCLVDGLGCHGCNLIIWNPCVRKFVKLPESAVLRGGCEASVGFGYDATSNDYKVVRLVTLSDQYQNFHEWPTLFQVYSLATGSWSRLRSDLPPCQMFSSPAQAFVNGALHWSAIRQKNEAFNYFVLVFDVGSELFREIMFPKSLKWDPSLALRISVSGDGKSIAVFTDWRKSHTDYFLDIWVLKEYCMENSWTKLMILSAEVPQRNLPKAMCFRKIGEVLVLEDTYELVSLDIMSRKVKTLGVYGGQYCSVDSYEESLVVLGMKYGVS